The Bacteroidales bacterium nucleotide sequence TTACCGTATTTTTTATCTAAATGATCATCCCAGGAAACAATCTTATTTTCTTGATTTGTCTTCATAGTATTTCTGTTTTAATTGTATTGCTTTTCAATTTCATTTTTGGTGTTCTTTCAGTCTTTTTGAAAACCAATTGAGGAGGATGATTAAATCTCCTTCATCGAAGAAGCAAAGGATTCTAAAAATATCAGAGCCTACTTTTATTCTTATTTCAAAAGGCCATCCGATCCCTTCAATGTGTTTGAAAAATTTCTCAGGAACCATTCTTAATGATCTAACAAGACCAATTACCCAATCAATTTTATCTTGAACATCTTGTTTTTGAGCATTATATAATTTCCAAAATTCATTGCCATAGACATAAGTAGTCCTCATTGACTTTTCGATTACGTTACAAAGTTACCTTAATAGGCAACAAATTCCAAATATTACTATTTTTCTAATAGGTAAATTTTCTATATCAAACGGCATAACG carries:
- a CDS encoding type II toxin-antitoxin system RelE/ParE family toxin, giving the protein MRTTYVYGNEFWKLYNAQKQDVQDKIDWVIGLVRSLRMVPEKFFKHIEGIGWPFEIRIKVGSDIFRILCFFDEGDLIILLNWFSKRLKEHQK